CATGGAGCTTATAAAAACAACACTAGCATGAATTATCCTTAAAActcaaattaaaaaatataaagaaaTTATTCCAAAAACTATTATTAACTATTTATGATCAGTAGATCTCGTGCTAAAAGAATGACcctaaaaaattaataaaatcgTATTTTAATAAATTCAACAAGTGCATAAgctagaaataaataaaacacatgaaataacaagcaaaaATCAGGTATTAGGGCCACAATTTTTACACAAGAACATGCATAGCACATAGGTTACATGGTTCAAAGATGAAGTCCAATATAGCTATGGTTCAAGAGATAAAAATAAAACACTCATTTttaataattaaactaaagcactcaatataaagtttcatacaaactttagTAGTCTAAGTCATAGAGCTAAGCaagaggaacacaacaaaattaatttcacatttttcttatttttctactattttctaggatttttcaaagttcacaagaaaAGGACTTGAACTTCTTACAGAAATGCCCCTAAAAAACAAATTAATATTGCAATCGGGTCCCTGGCCAGCCCAAAACAGGGGAGGAGCTCCGGTGGCGCTAGCCGGCCGGATTCCGGTGGctcgggtcgccggcggcgaggggcccgAGGTGGAGGAGCTAGAGGAGGTCCGTGTGCACCTGTGGGTGGTCTTGGGGCACAGGGAGGTGCTCGGAGGCGGCCGACGGCGAGCTGCGctagcggaggcggcgctccggtgaggcATGGAGGGGAAAATCGGGCTGGGAAGCTTCACTGGAAAGAGGTGAAGCTAAAAGGGTGCTCGATTTGGGCagtgggagggaggagaggtggctccgccggtggccggcgagcggcggcggtatTGATTGCCGTCAGGGTGGTTCTagcgagggggaggggtgatGGTCGGGGCAGGGAGCACCAGAAGATCTAGGGGACTCGATTCAGAGCCTCGGGTTGAGCGGAGAAGGGACGAAGGGGCAGGTCCACGGCGAGCTCAAAGCTCAGGAAgcaatggcgggcggcggtggggtgTATGCCTGAGAAAAGAAGCAAGGCCGGCTATTTATAGCCAGAAAGCAAGAGAGAGGGCTCAAGGGATGGGTTCGGCAAGGCTGTGGGCGAGaatcgacggcggcgacgctTAACCACGGGCGGGCGGCAGTCgtggcgcgagcggcggcgcggcgcgcgctcgAGCAGGCAGCAGAGAGGATAAGAGGCGGCGGGATGCTTGGCTCACGATGGTGGAGGCGGTCAAGGCGGCGCTCCGAGGCGGCGCAGCGTTCCTAGGGGTGGgaacgacggcggcggggtagatcggcggcgcccctgttttggacagagaggaggaagaagagatacAGTGGGTGGACCTAGTTGTAAAAGGTGAAAAAGCTAGGGGGTTTCCTGTATACCTAAAATTCCCACTAttttagggctcaaatgaaaaagtgtccaaaataaaagtttctcagtttttcaagacctacaactttgatgttgggcaaaaattcactagatcaaagaatttgaaattattttaaAATCCGACAAATCTCAAAAGAACAACacttaagttttaaaattgcaaGAGCAACACTAGACATAAATATGTCTTTTCATGAGGGTAAAattgaaaaacaaaatatgcattttaacctctcatgaaatttgaaattttttgcgTTTTGTAAAAAGGAACTTTGCACTTTTCTAAAATTACAAAATTACCCCTTgctaggtttaaatttttaaataaaaacaaaagctatatttttaACTGGATAATTTTAGCCCATAAAACTTGGATTGTCACACATATACGATTTATTTGTCCGATAAGAAGTAATAGATATACCAAAAGATTCATGATaggcaaaataaaaaattaaaacttATTCTAACCTAAAATTAATTACAATAAAATAGATACAATAGGATACTAGGAGTGTGTTTAGtttattttggaattttggattttggaagagaatatttcaacatttgaagtattaaatgtagactaatcacaaaattaattatagatctcgtctgtaaactacgagacgaatctaatgggtctaattaatccatcattagcacaCGTTTACTGTAGATTTACTGTACCAATTTTGTGTCTAATCatgccctaattaggctcattagattcgtctcgcgatttaccgTCCATTTAtgtaatacgatttatttttcaactatatttagtacaccgTGCAGACGATTTACAAAAAAATTGGATTTTGagattttggatctaaacacggcATAGGATGGATTTCGTGACTTATGGATTGATCTCTCGTTATACTATCATGAGACTAGGATTAATTTTGactcaaaataaattttgataTATTATCGTACCTATTATGAATCTTTTATTATATCTATTAGTATATTATTGTTCCGGTCTAAAATAAACTTCATATAACCGAATAAGTCCAAGTTTTTTCCCTCCTCCAGCTCACACCGCCACCCGATTTCCGGTGGGTGGCCAACACCAACATCATCTCTCATTTATTAATTAACTCGCATGTTCACCGACCCCAACCCCTCGCGATTAATAAGAAGGACTCGCCCGGTCGCCCCGACCTCAGCCAGCGACCCCAGCCGGAGCACCAAAAAAAGCGAGCAGCGCAGGCGGGGGAGTAGATGGCGGAGGGGGAGCCCAAGCAGAAGCTGTCGCCGGCGGACTCCCAGGCGGTGGCACTAGCGTTCATCCGCGCCCTAGGCGCCGGCGCGCGCCTCCCGGCCGCGGCCGACCAGCCCGATGCCTACTCCGCGCTCGTCCGCGCCAtcctctcctccgccgccgtctccacCTCCCCGGGCCCGCGGGTCTCCTGCACCATCGCCGTCTCGCCCGCCGTGACCGTGAGCGCCTGCTACTACTGCTACTGAGCGCCTCGTTGAAATTTCTGTCTtctgctctgctgctgctgcttcttacCTACCTAGCGCTCTCGCCTGGGCTGTGCGTGCAGAACGGGTACAAcacgctccacggcggcgcggtggcggccttGGCCGAGGCCGTCGGGATGGCgtgcgcgcgggccgccgccggggacaaGGAGATGTTCCTCGGTGAGCTCAGCACCGCgtacctcgccgccgcgcgccttgATGTGAGCTTCTAATTAAATCCTCGGCACCACGATGTATTTTGGTTTCCCAACAATTTCGACCTCCGCGTCTGTTGAGTAGGTTATTTCTTTGCAGCTTGTGATACCATGGGGAATCGGGGTTGGGAAACTTGCTACTGCTTCTTTAGTCAGTAAAAGAATAGCTGTTTGTGTGTCGTTTTACAGGCTTTCAGAAATGGGGTTGTTTGATTGAGTGAGGTCTGGTTGTTGCAGGACCTCTACCAAACATTTGAGTTCAAGGTTCTTAAAGTTCGATCGCATCCATTCTGATGTTGACATCTATTTTGAAACAGGGGGTCTAATAGGTATTTTGGCTTTAATAATGATTATAAGAGGGTTTTATCCTCAAATGATCCAAAAGTTaataaatttgatttgaatgttGTAAATTTCACACTCTAAAAGCTTTTGGATTCTTTATGATTTATATAACCTGAGAAAAAGTCCTAGAGAACTTGAGATAGTCACTAGTAATTCTTCATTCATTTAATATTAATCTGTGTTGTACAATTGTGTCTTGTTGGGAAATTGGAATATGATCAAGCGAACCCTGAAGCTTGGCTGCTCATTTAGCTCTAGATTATGGACCTTGTTTTGGAATAAATCTACCAGATTCCACTTCATAACTCTATGTTCTTCAACATGCTAGACGTCAGTAAGACTTCAGTAGCCTTACATTTAACTTGCCTAATCATGCAATTTCAGTTTTGAGTCCAGTACATGATAGTTGGAGCAGTATGAAAACCAAGTACAGTTATCTTATCTGCTGATCCGCAAGAGAACCTTGTAGATGATGATCCCATTGATGTTGCTGCTAATAGAATTGCTATCAATTGTTGCCAATTCAATAAACTCGGGAGTGGCACCATATAAATTGTTTCTTAACTGTTGCCATAATTCATTTTCCTGTGCTTTCTGTAAGGTTTTTAAGTTTCTTTTCAAGCATTACAAAGCCACTCCCAAAATCTCATGGCTTCACCACTCTCCACTGATATTAAAACTCAAATGTAATACTTCTAGTAGAAAGATCTTTTAAAAGTACCTCTAAAATCCAGGCAAGTGAATGAATGATATGAATATAAAGCCATTGAGTTCTTTCCTCTTATTTTCAGATATTTTATCATGTCAGAGTGCAATCAAGCAATCGTTCCTAACATCCATTATCCATGTTCATGCAGTCTGAAGTGGACGTTGAAGCGCAGATACTGAGGAAGGGCAGGTCGGTTGTGGTTACCACTATCGAGTTCAGACTGAAGGACACCAAGAAGCTCTGCTACACATCTCGGGCCACCTTTTACATAATGCCAGTGGCAAGCCTATGAACAATCAAGATTTATATGTGCAAATTGTTGTATTTACAGGACCAGATTCAGTATTGTGTGTAATTAAATCGGAGAACGCATGCCTGTCTTATTAATATGAAATAAACACCATATCGATTCATGATGCCATGCTGCGCAATAGTTtcctgatgatttttttttcctaaaaaacACTAGTAAGGATGTTGTTGGGGCTCAGAGCAATGGTAAGttctccctccgtcccaaaatacaaGTCACTTTAGGATTCAAAACTTGTCCCAAAAAAACAAGTCACCTTactctatttagaaagtgcatgcaCATGTAAGAATCAATTGACGCCAAATATGGAAAATAAATAGGGGTAAACAAGATCATTTTGCCTTCTTGTTAATTTGTCCTAAAATTTTTAGGATgattttttgggacggagggagtatgcaaCTTTTGCTTCTATGGTTGCCAACGGTTGCAGCAAGAGGGGTATGAAGAGCTCAGCGGAAAAGATTATCAGTGTCCAATTTGATTAATGGAGGTTCTATAGATTGCAACAAGAGGGGGTTTGAAGAGCTCTATTTTAGTACATTGACCCAAAATGAGAGACAGGAAATCACGAGGGTATCTTGAATCTCGATATGGTTGACTTATAGGAGGAAGatgttctctctctctttctgagCCTGAAATTCtgaatactccctccatacttgaaaagaatgtcgttttggatgactcctttcttcttctatcaatacaatgatacgcagctctcctgcgtgttcaagaaaaaaaatgtcgTTTTGGACAAAGTTTGGGTTAACTATTagaaatataaatcatgaataactttcAAGTCATTGAGATTCAAAATACAAAAactatatgaatagatttgtcttgaaaaatactttcacaaaagtataaatatataattttgtgataaatatttttataaaaataagaagtcaaagttaAGTTTTGAAAACCGTGCCACTGTCCAAAATGACATTCTTTTTTAGTATGGAGAGAATATTACTGATTGATAGATGATCTTCCACCCGCATACAGTTCAGTTATACTCAGACTCACGCATTACATTGTCCTCTGGGCCCTGCATGTCATACACACGCACACTCTACATTGAGACGTACTGTCGCTTTCCGCTGTCGACGTCGTCACCACTAGTTCACTAGTACTTGACGCTTGGGCTGCTCCGCTGCTGTGACAAAGTCCAGCTTGTTTGCTCTGCCTTGTTTGACTTTACCAACCCAACCGTCTGCCCAATTCACGTGCAAAGCAAAACGCCCGCAAAACGAAACCAACTCCGCAGTCGCCACCACGAAACCACACCAAATTATTCTCCGAGGAAGATTCGGCGTCATCTGAATCTGAATATACATCTCGGTCAGCGGTGGCGCCATCGGTGTCCACGATCCAAGCTTGCCTCCTATATGGAGTACATGGATCTTAATATTCTCCGGTAAACAGAAGATGCAATGAGTAGTCCGAAAGTGGGTTGAACGCAATGAATCTTAGATTGAGTAATTTCCGATTCAAAATTGGATGGAGATCGAGTGGAACTCGTGTTAAGAACGAGTTTTTTCTCGATCTctttggcgaggtcgggaaACAGCATCTCGCCGAGATCGTTGGAGCACTTGGCGATGTCGCTCTTTCTCGCCGGAGATGCCTCCGGCTCCATGGAGTTGGCTAGGTGACTGTCAAAACCTCCCAAGCTATTGGCTACGCAGACTCAGAAGCTGAAGACGTAGGTGGTGCCGCGATCGAGCACCATGCAGTTGGAGGTAAAGCTGGCCATCAAATTTgctgatgaactcgccgaaacCCCTatctggcgcgccaactgtcgctTTTTTAGCCGCCaagtctgctcagggataccctaaatagtaggattgtaggtagaGAATCACCGAGTGCTGGAACCGAGACAGATTTCTTTAGACAGATTCGGGCCACGAgatgtgtaataccctacgtcttgtgtgaTTGTTTGTATTGCTTTAGAGGTTGTGTTGTTTCGAGGGGATCCCTGTCCACCCTTATATAGACTGGaagaacagggttacatggaaatacTAGCCAAATACTAAGTCCTTCCCAATCTATTGGGTAGTTTCTTTCTATTCAACTAGTTCTACTTTTGTACAAGTAATTACAATGCCAAGCACTATCTCTTATTTTGTTCGACTAGTTTCCTGATGATTTTTTCCCTAAAAAACACTAGTAAGGATGTTGTTGGGGCTCAGAGCAATGGTAAGTATGCAACTTTTGCTTCTATGGTTGCCAACGGTTGCAGCAAGAGGGGTTTGAAGAGCTCAGTGGAAAAGATTATCAGTTTCCGATTTGATTAAAGGAGGTTCTATAGATTGCAACAAGAGGGGGTTTGAAGAGCTCTTATTTCCGACTCTTCTTCTTTCGTTTGATACAGTAACGAACAATACAACAAACACATACCCTTACCCATCACACGCGCTCAAAATCTCAAATCACCACTCGATGTTGCTTGACTTTTCTCCAAATGAGATCATATCATTTGGCAAAAAATGAGCATGTTTTCCTGAAAAAAATGAGGATGCCAAAAGTATTTGTAGTGGGGCAACTCTCGATCCTTCTGTCACGTCACGTGGTAATCACATCAACCTAACACATCCAGTCATGGCTGTTTACAGGTGTACCAAACGGTCAACACCTATCACATCGCCATCATAATCCAGTGGATCACCTCCGCACACTTCAACATGCCAACGTTGTTTGGCAAAAAGGCATAGTAACCTGCAATGTTAACCAACTTCCTCTCTTGCTCCTAGCATCGCGAATCACTTTGAAAACCTCTATGCCACCGAAAATTATGCGCACACGTGTCAATCATCTATTCGTTCCCTTGTAGAGATGGGCCAACACCTATCTCTCCGTGCCACACGTACGAGAACGCAGCGTCCAATCAGAGCCCCACTAGCCCAGCGACGGCCATCGAACGCACGGCCAGCGGCGGCCCTCGAGCGGGCCAGCGGCGTTAGCGCGCACGGCCAGCAAAGCAAGCGCCTGCAACGGCGACACGGACGAGCACGGTGCCAACCGGCGAGCGAGCGCAGCAGAGCGACAGCACCTCCGACGAACGCATTCGGCGACTCCGGCGAGCGAACGCGGCGACTCCAGCGAGCGGCCTGCACGCGAGCGCGCGGATAAGcacggtggtggccggcgagcgcgtggGGTGCAGAGTGAGCACGCGCAGCAGCGGCGCGGGCAAGTACGGTGGCGATCGGcgagcgcgcgccgcggcgccttCAGCGAACACAtgcggcggctccggcgagcagcgagcACGCGACCGCGTGGAGCAAGCAGGTGAGCGCGGTGGCGCGGAAGAGCATACGCGGCGCCAGCGAACGAGCGCggcggctctggtgggctgCACGCGAGCGCACGGCGTGGCCGAGCATCGACGACGAACTCTTGCTGTCCTTTATTTAATTCAAAACTAACGGGTCGTGGGAGACGGAGGAGACGGACGGTTTTGTATTCTATGGGCCGCGGCGCGGATGGAGAAATAAGTGTGGGCCCATCTCTAGAAGGGAACGAATAGGTGATTGACACGTGTGCGGAGACACGGAAGAGGACACCAATATGAGACACCCAAGCTTGAGCCGCATAATTTTCGGTGGCATAGAGGTTTTCAAAGTGATTCACGATGCTAGCAGCAAGAGAGGAAGTTGGTTAACATTCCAGGTTACTATGCCTTTTGCCAAGCAACGTTGGCATGTTGCCATCTAGCTTCAGGAAAAAGAAACTTGGCTGTTCAAAACTTTTAACAATCTTCGATCATTTCCTCTATTATAAACCTACTTTAAAATCTGATAAATTAACAATATTATGAAAATACTTTAAAACCAAATGTGTATATTTGATTTTTCATctcaatatttttaaaaatatattgaCAATTGTCCTTGAAAATTTGATTGCATTTTATCCAAAATGTCAAGTGTGTATCCTCATCCAAGCACTATTTGTTTAAGATAGCCactccatttttttttttgagaaagttAAGTGCAACACATTAGGGGCACGGATGATGCAAGCTATGACTTGTGAGCTCCTAGGCCTAGCCAGCTAATAGGCTGTGGTGTTGCTATTCTATTTCTATCCAGCTCCAATTATCCTCTGAATTGTTAGTAGTTGGCTCTGTCTGATCCTCCCAGCTGGTGGTGATAATCTGTGTATCATTTGACCACGTGTTCACGCCCATGGTCAACTGCCAAGGCGACGGTTATTATTAAGGCAGGGATACGAGATTTTCATAAGGACAACTCCCTTTAATCAACGTAGACACGAGGGCCTCAACGAAAGATCACCatagaagaaggaaaaaaaaaaagcgGCGCTAGAAACCTCCACGGGCCACCCGCCCGCCGGTCGCCGaaacctcccctcccctccccaacCGTCTGCCCAATTCACGAGCAAAGCAAAACGCCCGCAAAGCCAACTCGCCACCACAAAACCACACCAAATTTCCGCCAACAACGCCAAATACTCCAACGAGGAGCAACGTCAGGAAGAAGAGAACAAaaaggggaggaggaagaagaaaaaacaccTGAGCTAGGGTTTGGCCGATCGGCTCCCGCCATGGCGTCGCCCTCCTCGCGCCGCTCCACCGGCGGGGACCCGtcgtcgccgtcctcgccgctccTTCCCTCGCCGGCCTCCCCGTCGTCCTCCGGCGGCCCGCTCGGGCGGCTCACGGGcctccgcggcgcggcgcggttcATCCGCCGCACGGGGAGCCGGCGCCTGATGCGGGAGCCCTCCGTGGCCGTGCGGGAGACGGCCGCCGAGCACCTCGAGGAGCGCCAGACCGACTGGGCCTACTCCAAGCCCGTCGTCGTGCTCGACGTGCTCTGGAACCTCGccttcgtcgccgtcgccgcggccgtcCTTGCCGCCTCGCTGGCCGAGCGGCCCGCCGTACCGCTCCGCGTCTGGCTCGCGGGCTACGTGCTCCAGTGCCTCCTCCACGTCCTCTGCGTCACCGTCGAGTACAGGCGCCGGCGCAGGGGGGCGGACCGGGAGGGCGCGGCTGATGGGGATTTCAAGCTCAGGTGACCCTCTGCTCTGCTCGGACCGACTTGTGCTGATGATGGTTTGGTCAGCTGTGTTTACCATTTCTGTGCTCATGCTGTTGATTGTAGATTAGATTTGTAGTAACTTGCAAGTTAGCGGAAACTAGAACTGTTTATTATTGGTCAGGCAAGCCCTTCTCGTTTGAATTGTGAACTAGATGATAGTTATGATCCCCTTTATGGGGACTCGTcatttttcccctttctttggTTTTCAAAGACAGTCTATACCAATTGGAGAACCTGTGATGTTCTGTGCCACAAACTAGGGGCATGATTGGAGGCTAGTCGTCGTTATTTTGGTTGAGGTTGCCTTCTTAATGAAATATTTGGGAGTTATTGATGATAGTACGCTCTGACTTTGCAAGTTGCAGTCAAACTAGGAAATCGGCTTCAGGTCTGGGAGATTTCTCTATGAATCTTATAGGATTTGGTTTGCTCTTTATTAGTTCCCAATGGGGAAACCCATGTTTAAATGACCAGTGTCAACAACTTTATAACGGTATTGGCTGCCAACTTCATAATTGCCAAAATGCTTCTATTGTATAAGTTCTCTGTAATGGCCACAAATGTGCTTTAGATATATTTACTTTTGATTCTTCAAGGTTCCCTTGCATGCTAATATGCTACTTGATTGCAATCCATTCAGAAACAAGTGATGTTGATAGAAACTATCATCCAATATACAAATCAATTCAAGAGTTTCAGCCAGTGAGCTGGCTTGTTTTGTTGCTGGAGACTTTTTAATATGAACCAATATTTAACAGAGAAATAGCCCCAATAAAAATTTCCCTTTGATTTTTATGGAATTGTCTGTTATTGGCCTTTTGGTGGTTTTGTATTGCTTTCTTCACATGTTTCCCCTCAATTTACTTATCACAGTAGTTCAGTACTTCAATGCTTAAGTCACTTGCTCTTGACATCCTAATTATTTTATTCATCACCTTGTTCAGTATTGTGAAGCACTTGGAGTCCGCAAACACGATGTTTTCCTTCATATGGTGGATCATTGGGTTCTATTGGGTGTCTGCAGGTGGTCAAGCTTTATCGCATGACGCTCCTCAGCTTTACTGGTATGTCTGTGTTTAACCTTAATATgtgaataagaaaaaaaatatgagtGATCTTCTTCATCGAATTTGTTCTTTATGATGGCTGAtcttctttctcttctttttacaGGTTATCAATTGTTTTTCTGGCATTTGACGTTTTCTTTGTGGTCTTCTGTGTTGCCTTGGCTTGTGTGATTGGAATTGCTGTTTGTTGCTGTCTTCCATGCATTATTGCAATCTTATATGCTGTAACTGATCAGGTATGCCAGTTCCTGTGACCACCATGTTCTTCTAAAGATGGTTTCTCCAACTTCTCGGTCAAATGATTTGGCTAATACCTTATAGATGATATTAATACTGCTGCTGTTGTCCTTATTTAAGACATTGATGTCCCCATATCACAAAGAGATTAGCATGCCCTGTACTGGTATCTGTAATTTTAAGTGAAGCATTGCCCATGATTGTTTATATGTTATATATGCTCATATGCAATAGCCATGATTTTTGAACCTTTTCACTGTAGCATTATCCCTTTGACACTACCCCAACTACTTATACTCACTATTATTGAATTGTCCATGATTAATATTATTGAATTGTCCATGATTAAGATAGTCTTTGGCAGAAAGGAAATAGCTCTCTTCTCTCTGCTTCTTGAGTCTTTACACAAATCCAGATGAAACGTAATGGACTGTTGCTATTCTTTGTACTGAGACAAATTTTTAACTTTAGCAGGAGGGAGCATCCGAGGAAGACATAAACAACCTTTCTAAATTTAAATTCAGGACAATGGGTGATCAAGACAAGCTAGTTGCCGGCATTGCAGCACCTGTGGGTGGAGTGATGACTGAGTGTGGCACCAATCCTCCTGTCGAACACATTCTTTCAGCTGAGGATGCAGTAagtttttcatcattattttgaGAAGTTTTGTTGACACCAGTATTATCATTCCGCTTTCTTAGGTATCTATGATTGGCTTCAATGGGTTACAAATTGCCATTTCGTGTTTAACTGATTGTAGATTTTAGGATATTTCAGCGAACTGCTCACACCATGTCAAAGTTTCTTTTTTGCTCGAGGTCTAAATCTATTTATCCATATTAAGGTTATTTGTTTCCTACACCGGAgtttgcttttcagcaaatttGCAATTGCACTTGAATATTACCTAAATCTGTAAAGGTTTTGGCTTCCACATCGGAGTTGTTATATTTTGGAAGTTGGTCCCCTTCCGTTTGTCATGGTATTTATGCATAGTTCCATTTGTGTTCACATGGTTAAGCATTAGTATGTTTAGGTTTAGTGTAGAATGTCAATTTGTTCATTTTCTCTGTTGCTTTTCTCAATTCTTATCTTTCTAAGTCGTGAGATGTGCCTTTATTCCTAGGCCTATATGGTACATGAGACCTTGTTATAGCTATAGGCAGTCCTACTACATTCTCAGCTCCTATGATCCTAGTTGTCAATGTACCTATAAGCTCCGTATTGAAATATTTGATGTGGACAATTTCATACATAGGATTGTGGAAGGGTTTGAAATGCAAcatttttctttgggtttgttGTACTATCGAAACTTGGGAGCCTTATGGATGCGCAGCGTTCCTAATTTTCAGAAATGACTGACtccaaattttattttatttttcaaaaatttgaaGCTACAATTGTTTCTATAACTTTTGGCATTTAACGATTTAGAGTTCAGCTAAaataatttgagaatttttctatGTAAAGAGAAGTTTCAAATCTGCAATTCGAATCCAAGTTGCAAGTTGTAAAGCAAGGTTGGTACGTTCATTCCAAATGATTTGATATTTACATTTAAATAATCTAACTTACTTTGAATTTGTACAAAATTTGTATTATGTAGAAGTAGCCTATATCGGATTTCAGTTGTGTGGTTAACCTATTTAAGAAGAATATGGGTTATTGCTCAacgatctttttttttcttctaaaattGTTTTACCTTGATATAAACTTTCATGATATGGAGATTTTGGAATTTCTGACAGCGGTGAATTAGTTTAGGATGGAATATAATGTAATGCTCCATCATTTCAGTAGTATGTATGTACAAAGGAAGAAAAGTGACAGTAGATCCAAAACCAGACAGCTTTGTTTTGGCATGTATATTTGCAACTTGCCATTTTCTATTCTAGGGAATCTCAATTGAATTCTGCTGTGATGGTACTCTATATGATGGATATGGATctggaaataaaaaataacattTTCTGGTGCTAGCTTATCTAGCTGGCTCATGAGCTCAACTAGTTGCTgtatgttttttcgaaaaaaaatataacaaaatTGGAGGCAACAGGCAA
This portion of the Panicum virgatum strain AP13 chromosome 2N, P.virgatum_v5, whole genome shotgun sequence genome encodes:
- the LOC120659954 gene encoding uncharacterized protein LOC120659954 isoform X2, producing MAEGEPKQKLSPADSQAVALAFIRALGAGARLPAAADQPDAYSALVRAILSSAAVSTSPGPRVSCTIAVSPAVTNGYNTLHGGAVAALAEAVGMACARAAAGDKEMFLGELSTAYLAAARLDSEVDVEAQILRKGRSVVVTTIEFRLKDTKKLCYTSRATFYIMPVASL
- the LOC120659955 gene encoding E3 ubiquitin-protein ligase At1g12760-like isoform X1; the protein is MASPSSRRSTGGDPSSPSSPLLPSPASPSSSGGPLGRLTGLRGAARFIRRTGSRRLMREPSVAVRETAAEHLEERQTDWAYSKPVVVLDVLWNLAFVAVAAAVLAASLAERPAVPLRVWLAGYVLQCLLHVLCVTVEYRRRRRGADREGAADGDFKLSIVKHLESANTMFSFIWWIIGFYWVSAGGQALSHDAPQLYWLSIVFLAFDVFFVVFCVALACVIGIAVCCCLPCIIAILYAVTDQQEGASEEDINNLSKFKFRTMGDQDKLVAGIAAPVGGVMTECGTNPPVEHILSAEDAECCICLCPYEDGAELRELPCNHHFHCSCIDKWLHIKATCPLCKFNIVKSNLDREEV
- the LOC120659955 gene encoding E3 ubiquitin-protein ligase At1g12760-like isoform X2 — translated: MASPSSRRSTGGDPSSPSSPLLPSPASPSSSGGPLGRLTGLRGAARFIRRTGSRRLMREPSVAVRETAAEHLEERQTDWAYSKPVVVLDVLWNLAFVAVAAAVLAASLAERPAVPLRVWLAGYVLQCLLHVLCVTVEYRRRRRGADREGAADGDFKLSIVKHLESANTMFSFIWWIIGFYWVSAGGQALSHDAPQLYWLSIVFLAFDVFFVVFCVALACVIGIAVCCCLPCIIAILYAVTDQEGASEEDINNLSKFKFRTMGDQDKLVAGIAAPVGGVMTECGTNPPVEHILSAEDAECCICLCPYEDGAELRELPCNHHFHCSCIDKWLHIKATCPLCKFNIVKSNLDREEV